The following proteins are encoded in a genomic region of Flammeovirga pectinis:
- a CDS encoding BamA/TamA family outer membrane protein: protein MKFFITFFIGFLLYNNQTSFAQISMGGGSGSGTRTDKKVSFMPIPYINYDRSLGFSIGALPMAMYNLSKTDTISPSSITGVLGMYTTNESWFTMTFTRLYFNEDKYRATFAAGLGDINFQTYVNTPIGGNFINYNTGVNFIKVELQRRVLKNTYFGLNYMYTDFENTFDIVDNDTSSVTTLQTIGAIISYDNRDNVYYPYKGEIGNINLGVSPESLGNASSNTKVEIDFNKYFAIGKRDVIATRAYVGFGIGDLTFNQQFIVGQSDIRGYTQGKYRGNAMYNIQAEYRWNFHKKMAINGFAGIATVSGANETELDGTFLPGVGVGYRYTVFPKNHMNVGLDGAIGRDDWGVYFRIGEAF from the coding sequence ATGAAATTTTTCATAACCTTTTTTATTGGCTTCTTATTATATAACAATCAAACTTCTTTTGCCCAAATCAGTATGGGAGGTGGTTCTGGGTCAGGAACTAGAACCGACAAAAAAGTAAGTTTTATGCCTATTCCTTATATTAATTACGATAGGTCTTTAGGATTTTCTATTGGTGCACTTCCAATGGCAATGTATAACCTAAGTAAAACTGATACAATTTCTCCTTCTTCTATAACAGGGGTATTAGGAATGTACACAACAAATGAGTCTTGGTTTACAATGACTTTTACAAGACTCTATTTTAATGAAGATAAATACAGAGCAACTTTTGCCGCTGGTCTTGGTGATATAAATTTCCAGACCTATGTCAATACGCCAATTGGGGGCAACTTTATTAATTACAATACTGGAGTAAATTTTATTAAAGTCGAATTACAAAGAAGAGTGCTTAAGAACACCTATTTTGGTTTAAATTATATGTACACCGACTTTGAGAATACTTTTGACATTGTTGATAATGATACTTCTAGCGTAACTACATTACAAACAATTGGTGCTATAATTTCTTACGATAATAGAGATAATGTTTACTACCCTTACAAAGGTGAAATTGGCAACATTAATCTGGGTGTGAGTCCTGAGTCTTTAGGAAATGCATCATCCAATACTAAAGTAGAAATTGATTTCAATAAATATTTTGCTATTGGTAAAAGAGATGTTATTGCAACAAGAGCTTATGTTGGTTTTGGTATTGGAGACTTAACTTTCAATCAGCAATTTATAGTTGGACAAAGTGATATTAGGGGATATACACAAGGAAAATACAGAGGGAATGCGATGTATAATATACAAGCAGAATACCGCTGGAACTTTCATAAAAAAATGGCGATCAATGGTTTTGCTGGAATTGCTACCGTATCTGGGGCTAATGAAACAGAATTAGATGGAACCTTTTTACCCGGTGTAGGTGTTGGCTATAGATATACAGTGTTTCCTAAAAACCATATGAATGTTGGTTTAGACGGTGCTATTGGTAGAGATGATTGGGGTGTCTATTTTAGAATTGGCGAAGCATTTTA